The sequence below is a genomic window from Aminivibrio sp..
CAAGTCGGGGGAAAAAATCAGAAAAGGGCGGCCCCCTAAATCCGCAGGCTTTTCAGGCGGAGGGAGTGTCGTCGGGCATACGGTAAATTCGCCCTCCCCGGGGGCGAAGAGATCCCGCTCCGCGCTCTTTTTGCGGAGATATCCCCTGGAGGGGGGTGCATGAGGTGAGAGAAACAGGCACGGACGTCGGTTTTACAGGCAGGCAACCGGCGAACGAAGGCCTAAATCCGCAGGCAGCGGGGAGTGTCACCGGTGCTCGCTTGGGCCGCCGGTGAGGCTCCCCGCCGGGGTGGCTTCGGGCGGTCCTGCCGGACCGCCCGAAGGTGTCTTTCACATCGGCACGCAGCAGGAATTCCGCAGCCATCAGGAGATGTAGATTCTCGGAACCCTCCTGAGGAACATGACGGGCACTTCATAGTTGATGGTGTTTCTCGCGGCGGCGATTTCCTCGGGGGAAATATGTTCGCTTCCCTGCCGGCCGATAAGGACTACCTCGTCGCCTACCTTTACTTCCATTCCCGTGACGTTCACCATCATCTGGTCCATGCAGATGTTCCCCGCATGGGGGACCCGTTTTCCACCAATGAGGACGTCCACCTTCATGGAGAGGGCCCGAGAATATCCGTCGGCATACCCCACGGGAAGCACAGCCATGGTTTCCGTCCCCCGGGTCATGTACTTCAGGCCATAGCCCACGCCGCTTCCCCGGGGGAGTTCCTTCACGAGGGCCACTTCCGTTTTCACCTCGAAGGTGGGAAGGAGCTCCACGGACCGGACACATTCCGACGAGGGGTACATGCCGTAGAGGATAACTCCGGGACGGACGCCGTCGAGATACTTGTCCGGGCATGCGAGAATCCCGGCGCTGTTGCAGGCGTGGCGTAAGGGAACGGAAAGTCCCCTGGCTTCCGCGGCAGCCAGGGCCTCCTTCAGCCCCGAGAACTGGTACTCAGTGAAATCGAGGCGCCGCTCGTCCGCCGTGGCGAAGTGGGTGTACATCCCCTCCAGGAAGAGCCCAGGCAGGGTTCCCAGCTCGTCGAGAACGGCGGGGATCTCTTTCGGAGTAAACCCGATGCGGCTCATGCCGGTATCCACCTTCACGTGGACCGGCGTCTTTTTCCCCTGCCTGACCGCCTCGGCGCTGAGGGCGCGGGCGAAGGAAAGATCGGTGATCGTCGCCGTGACATCCTGCCTGACATATTCCGCCGCCGACCGGGCGGGAGCGGGCCCGAGGACGAGAAGGGGCGCGGTGACGCCTCCTTCCCGCAGCTCGAAGGCCTCGTCGGGAATGGCCACGGCAAACCGCCTGCACCCCGCTTCCGAAAGGGCTTTGCAGACCTGGTGAATACCGTGCCCGTAGGCATCGGCTTTAATGACTCCGAAAATTTCCGGTCCCGGCCCCACATGGCGCCGTACGGCCAGAAAATTGGCTTTCACGTTCGCAAGATTGACTTCCATTCGCGTGGCGCGGTGCATAAGGATCCCCCTTCCTTCCGGAAAAAAGGGGACGGGATCCCGTCCCCTTTTTCCGAAACTGCCGTCGTTTCGTTAGACCTTCAGGGTACCGTTCCGGCGCTTTTCGTCGAAGTCCTTCACAAGCTTCCTCATCTCGCCGGAGAGGATGAGGAGGGCCACAAGGTTCGGTACCGCCATGAGGCCGTTCAGGGTGTCGGCCATATCCCACAGGTTGTCGAGGAAGACTTTGGCATTGCCGAGGAACACGCCGCCTGCCGCGCCGAGAACGATGAGGACGACCCAGAGAACCTTCAGAACGGGGATGACCTTCGTTCCGAAGATGTAGGTGCCGCAGGTCTCGCTGTACCAGTACCAGCCGAGGATGGTGGAGAAAGCGAAGAGGCCCAGCCCCACGGAGAGAATCATGGTGCCCGTGCCGCCGAGGACGACTTCAAAGGCGGACAGGGAGAGCTTCGCGCCGGAGAGTTCGGGATTTCCCGTCAGCACTCCGCTGGTGAGGATTGCAAGAGCGGTAAGGGTGCAGATGATGATGGTGTCGGTGAAAACTTCAAAGAGACCGTACATGCCCTGGCGGACAGGATGATCCACCACTGCGGTGGCATGAACCATGGGAGCGGATCCGAGGCCGGCTTCGTTGGAAAAAACGCCCCTGGCGATGCCCCGGGTGATGGCCGCCCTGACCGCCCATCCCGCGATGGCTCCGGGCATGGCCATGGGATCGCTGAAGGCATACTTCACGGCGTTGCTGAAAGCCGGTACGATCTGGTCGCTGTGGGCGGCAACCACGATTATGGCGCCGACGATGTAAAAGATGGCCATGAAGGGAACGAGGTAGGTGGTGACGTCGGCGATACGCTTCAGGCCGCCCACGATGACAAGAGCGGTAAGCACGGCGATGGCGATTCCGGTGTAGATGTTGGGGATGCCGAAGCCGAGATTGAAGCCTTCAGCGGTGGAGTTGGCCTGGACAGCGCAGCCGATGCCGAAGGAGGCGAGGAACCCGAAGAGGGCGAAGAGCCAGGCGAGCCATTTCTGACCGGCGGCCTTGTCGAGGATGTACATGGTACCGCCCCGCCAGTTGCCCAGTTCGTCCTTTTCACGGAACCGGACCGCCAGGGTGACTTCCGCCATCTTTGTTGTCATGCCGAATACGGCGGAGACGAGCATCCAGAAAAGGGCCCCGGGGCCGCCGAGGTGAAGAGCCGTGGCGACACCCGCGATGTTGCCCGTTCCCACCGTGGAGGCGAGAGCGGTGGAGAGGGCTGCGAAGGAGGAGATGGCACCTTCGCCTTCCTTCTTCTTGCCGAGGTTGCCGAATACTTCCTTGAACATAAGACAAAAATAGCGAAGCTGGGGCACACCGAGAACGATGGTGAGGTAGACACCTGTGCCTACCAGGAGGGCCAGCATCCAGGGCCCCCATACGATACTGTTGATAACCCCGTTGATCCTCATTACTTCCTGCATAATTTGCGATTCCCCCTCTCATGTTATTCAGCGCGCAAATTTCTCCCCTCCGGGCTCTCCCGGAACGGGGGTGCCTCCAAAACAAAAAAAACGGCGGAATCCGGAACAAGCTGCAGATTGGAGTCTCTCTTTCCCCCCTTTAATGTTCGAATAGGTTCATTCTTTCAGAAAAATTATAGCATAGATCATTCCTCTGAAAAGAGAACAGGGAAGGCAGAATCAGCCTTCCCAACTAATGTCAAATATATCCGCCGGCTCTGAGAATGTCTTCAGCCCTGCCGAGATGTTTCCCGGGAACCTTGATTACGGGACCGGTG
It includes:
- a CDS encoding sodium:alanine symporter family protein; this translates as MQEVMRINGVINSIVWGPWMLALLVGTGVYLTIVLGVPQLRYFCLMFKEVFGNLGKKKEGEGAISSFAALSTALASTVGTGNIAGVATALHLGGPGALFWMLVSAVFGMTTKMAEVTLAVRFREKDELGNWRGGTMYILDKAAGQKWLAWLFALFGFLASFGIGCAVQANSTAEGFNLGFGIPNIYTGIAIAVLTALVIVGGLKRIADVTTYLVPFMAIFYIVGAIIVVAAHSDQIVPAFSNAVKYAFSDPMAMPGAIAGWAVRAAITRGIARGVFSNEAGLGSAPMVHATAVVDHPVRQGMYGLFEVFTDTIIICTLTALAILTSGVLTGNPELSGAKLSLSAFEVVLGGTGTMILSVGLGLFAFSTILGWYWYSETCGTYIFGTKVIPVLKVLWVVLIVLGAAGGVFLGNAKVFLDNLWDMADTLNGLMAVPNLVALLILSGEMRKLVKDFDEKRRNGTLKV
- the alr gene encoding alanine racemase; translated protein: MHRATRMEVNLANVKANFLAVRRHVGPGPEIFGVIKADAYGHGIHQVCKALSEAGCRRFAVAIPDEAFELREGGVTAPLLVLGPAPARSAAEYVRQDVTATITDLSFARALSAEAVRQGKKTPVHVKVDTGMSRIGFTPKEIPAVLDELGTLPGLFLEGMYTHFATADERRLDFTEYQFSGLKEALAAAEARGLSVPLRHACNSAGILACPDKYLDGVRPGVILYGMYPSSECVRSVELLPTFEVKTEVALVKELPRGSGVGYGLKYMTRGTETMAVLPVGYADGYSRALSMKVDVLIGGKRVPHAGNICMDQMMVNVTGMEVKVGDEVVLIGRQGSEHISPEEIAAARNTINYEVPVMFLRRVPRIYIS